One stretch of Hevea brasiliensis isolate MT/VB/25A 57/8 chromosome 12, ASM3005281v1, whole genome shotgun sequence DNA includes these proteins:
- the LOC110635063 gene encoding probable inactive poly [ADP-ribose] polymerase SRO3 — protein sequence MVLEGRNMVESKSTSASSSSSSPPRTQNCCGIHSTDLCSSKIMLQNHGNFKRSATPVRFMYFSHDGSWLNFPDEVLGSLKSAFVEGKPMVDLLISGSRYVFDFMRMLQTDFDSGCQRSIAWIDEKGKCFFPKMFVGEDFDGRPEKSENPKIEIEIRIDNSPIKRKRDGLDKEEPEVNSSIKQEEDASKRPRLCFPDVETSRWPNARLLTEGEKAYSMVRDYFLSGIRKVDAGATITAIYQCTRDGHLEKARYEVFQKQIEITKAARGLSNLVYAWHGASAKGVESILAHGFGVPSKISGTECYGVGVYLSPLGLPYMSAKLSEMDGNGEKHLILCRVILGNVEKVEMGSQQYYPSNFQFDTGADDLNNPKWYIVWSSNMNRHIIPECVVSYKSAHQVQGQVKGPTCMKYSLEKLFSKMRNLLPPTKIREVVTLYDTYRGGKLARDMFIKQLRLIAGDEVLLSTIREIRMPE from the exons ATGGTTCTTGAAGGAAGGAACATGGTGGAATCCAAATCAACTTCAGCATCTTCGTCTTCTTCTTCGCCGCCCAGGACTCAGAACTGCTGCGGGATTCACTCGACGGATTTATGTTCTTCCAAGATCATGTTGCAGAATCACGGCAATTTCAAGCGCAGCGCCACTCCGGTTCGCTTTATGTACTTCAGTCACGATGGTTCCTGGCTGAATTTCCCCGACGAAGTGCTCGGTTCTCTGAAATCTGCTTTTGTAGAGGGCAAGCCCATGGTTGACTTGTTAATCAGTGGCTCCAGGTATGTTTTTGATTTCATGCGCATGTTGCAAACTGATTTCGACTCCGGCTGTCAGCGATCGATTGCGTGGATTGATGAGAAAGGGAAGTGTTTTTTCCCTAAAATGTTTGTCGGTGAGGATTTTGATGGTAGGCCGGAGAAATCGGAGAATcctaaaattgaaattgagattCGGATTGATAATAGTCCAATTAAGCGAAAGAGGGATGGATTGGATAAAGAAGAGCCCGAGGTTAATTCGTCGATTAAGCAAGAGGAGGATGCTTCGAAACGGCCGCGTTTATGTTTTCCCGATGTGGAAACATCTAGATGGCCCAATGCTAGGTTATTGACAGAAGGTGAAAAAGCTTATTCAATGGTTAGGGATTATTTTTTGTCTGGGATAAGGAAAGTTGATGCCGGTGCTACAATTACCGCCATTTATCAATGCACGCGCGATGGTCATTTGGAGAAGGCGCGTTATGAGGTTTTCCAAAAGCAGATTGAGATTACAAAGGCCGCGCGTGGTCTGTCTAATTTGGTGTATGCTTGGCATGGCGCATCGGCGAAGGGTGTGGAGAGTATTTTAGCGCATGGGTTTGGGGTACCTAGCAAGATTTCCGGTACTGAATGTTATGGGGTTGGTGTTTATCTGTCTCCTTTGGGATTGCCCTATATGAG TGCAAAGTTATCGGAGATGGATGGTAACGGCGAAAAACATCTTATACTGTGTAGAGTTATCTTGGGTAATGTTGAGAAAGTCGAGATGGGGTCACAACAATATTATCCTTCAAACTTTCAATTTGATACTGGTGCAGATGATCTTAACAATCCCAAGTGGTATATTGTTTGGTCAAGCAATATGAACAGACACATTATCCCCGAGTGTGTTGTGAGCTACAAATCTGCTCATCAAGTGCAAG GCCAAGTGAAAGGACCGACTTGTATGAAATATTCCCTTGAGAAATTGTTTTCGAAGATGAGGAATTTGCTCCCTCCCACCAAAATTCGGGAAGTGGTGACATTATATGATACTTACAGA GGGGGTAAGTTGGCCAGAGATATGTTCATAAAGCAGTTGCGATTGATTGCTGGGGATGAGGTGCTGCTATCCACTATTAGGGAGATTCGTATGCCAGAATGA